In Armatimonadota bacterium, the following proteins share a genomic window:
- a CDS encoding matrixin family metalloprotease: protein MNKFAYPTLAAIAICALVPAHAENARRPYDLVQPKLREFIQTAGQAMAGGDYDKAIAYADLVLVQNEIRYTVDYSQVLDSQAESAKAAIHDAVAIWNKALDQEVRFVEVEPGQANVRIRFETGVRSVGGEVAGYAVWQRQVNDWGNGRYSLTLSGDIKVRTKAPSGRDMDQSALTHAAAHELGHLLGLWDSPNLGDVMGPLYLKQPATSASQLEAAALRGARNEARSIAQASLLSKNGN, encoded by the coding sequence ATGAACAAGTTCGCGTACCCCACCTTGGCGGCAATCGCCATTTGCGCCCTTGTGCCAGCCCATGCCGAAAATGCCCGCAGGCCCTACGATTTGGTTCAGCCAAAATTGCGCGAATTCATCCAGACCGCCGGTCAAGCCATGGCCGGGGGCGATTATGACAAAGCCATTGCCTATGCCGACCTCGTTCTTGTTCAGAACGAGATCCGCTACACCGTTGACTATTCCCAGGTTCTGGATTCACAGGCCGAATCTGCCAAAGCGGCCATTCATGACGCCGTGGCGATCTGGAACAAGGCCCTGGATCAGGAAGTCCGATTTGTCGAGGTCGAACCGGGCCAAGCCAACGTGCGGATTCGGTTTGAGACGGGCGTCCGGTCGGTTGGCGGCGAGGTCGCCGGCTATGCGGTTTGGCAACGCCAGGTCAACGATTGGGGCAACGGGCGATACAGCCTCACGCTCAGCGGTGATATTAAAGTCCGTACAAAGGCCCCCAGCGGCCGGGATATGGATCAATCTGCCTTGACTCACGCCGCAGCCCACGAACTCGGACACCTCCTTGGGCTGTGGGACAGCCCCAACTTGGGGGATGTCATGGGGCCGCTCTACCTAAAGCAACCGGCGACCTCCGCCAGCCAATTAGAGGCCGCAGCCCTCCGCGGGGCCCGGAATGAAGCCCGCTCCATCGCCCAAGCCAGCCTCCTTTCCAAAAACGGCAACTGA
- the miaA gene encoding tRNA (adenosine(37)-N6)-dimethylallyltransferase MiaA, with protein sequence MDQAPPLIAVMGPTGSGKSDVAEMVAAKLGAVLVSADAFQVYRGFDIGTNKPNDRSRYELIDICEPPEQFGVGEFLQRCGPILAKAWEGRIPVVVAGGTGLYIRALFEGYADLAGPPDSAVRAELMQRERESGLGALAEELTRLDPDTKVDLANPVRVRRALERIYCPTEPVKVDLPPFNLSKFSLEVEPAGHRALLASRLDAMIDRGWIEEVKMLQGKGIAQNAPAMRAIGYHSWIRYLSKATTLDEAKEEILTLTVQYAKRQRTWFRKEPRLRTLAVEPGSVRSLKAVAASIWTSAAKRDG encoded by the coding sequence GTGGATCAGGCTCCCCCCCTTATCGCCGTCATGGGCCCAACCGGGTCTGGCAAGTCCGATGTCGCCGAAATGGTGGCGGCCAAGTTGGGTGCGGTCCTGGTTTCCGCCGACGCCTTTCAGGTCTACCGGGGGTTCGACATTGGCACGAACAAGCCCAATGACCGTTCAAGATATGAATTGATCGACATTTGCGAGCCACCGGAGCAGTTCGGGGTTGGGGAATTTTTGCAGCGGTGCGGGCCGATCCTGGCCAAAGCTTGGGAGGGTCGCATCCCTGTCGTGGTGGCGGGGGGCACCGGCCTCTACATCCGGGCCTTGTTCGAAGGATATGCCGATCTTGCCGGCCCGCCAGATTCGGCCGTCCGGGCGGAGCTGATGCAAAGGGAGCGGGAATCCGGGCTGGGAGCCCTGGCCGAAGAGTTAACGCGGCTGGATCCGGACACCAAAGTGGATTTGGCCAACCCGGTTCGGGTGCGCCGCGCCTTGGAACGGATTTACTGCCCGACGGAGCCGGTCAAAGTAGATCTCCCGCCATTCAACCTATCAAAGTTCAGCCTGGAGGTTGAACCGGCCGGACACCGGGCCCTGCTTGCCTCGCGGCTGGATGCGATGATCGACCGGGGTTGGATCGAAGAGGTCAAAATGCTCCAGGGGAAGGGAATTGCACAAAATGCCCCGGCGATGCGGGCAATCGGGTATCACAGTTGGATTCGTTACTTGTCCAAGGCAACGACTTTGGACGAGGCGAAAGAAGAGATCCTGACCTTGACGGTTCAATACGCCAAGCGGCAGCGCACTTGGTTTAGGAAAGAGCCCCGCCTGCGCACTTTGGCCGTTGAACCTGGTTCAGTCAGGTCTTTGAAAGCGGTTGCGGCGTCAATTTGGACGTCCGCCGCAAAACGGGATGGATAA
- the hfq gene encoding RNA chaperone Hfq, with the protein MGKAINLQDMFLNQVRKEGIQVTIYLMGGVQLRGNVRGFDAFTVLLDSPGKPTQLVYKHAITSVVPSKQVGQKEDENGVPAKSED; encoded by the coding sequence ATGGGCAAAGCGATCAATTTGCAAGACATGTTCTTGAACCAGGTGCGCAAAGAAGGCATCCAGGTGACGATTTATTTGATGGGGGGCGTGCAGCTTCGCGGGAATGTGAGGGGTTTTGATGCCTTCACCGTCTTGCTCGATTCCCCCGGTAAGCCGACCCAATTGGTGTACAAGCACGCGATCACCAGCGTGGTCCCCAGCAAGCAAGTCGGCCAAAAAGAGGACGAAAACGGAGTTCCGGCCAAGAGCGAGGATTGA
- a CDS encoding diaminopimelate epimerase, which translates to MSLQFEKWHGIGNDFVLIDGLPDGIAEGDLPELARAVCQRTFGIGADGLLVALPPVDADARMAMYNPDGSEAEMCGNGLRCFAMWHHQGRESAGDYRVETRAGSLRCQVRGDQVAVEMGVVQILPGPVEIELDGHRFDSCGVDVGNPHLVVFCPSHQDVKLEEWGRRLENHSAFPNRTNVHFVSLEPDGTLRQSTWERGAGITLACGTGACASAAAARGHGWCGDSVLIHLPGGDLQIDFEGNLATMTGPAVRSFTGTWIGRRGAWPDGP; encoded by the coding sequence TTGAGTCTTCAATTTGAGAAGTGGCACGGGATCGGCAACGATTTCGTGCTGATCGACGGTTTACCAGACGGGATTGCCGAGGGCGACCTGCCGGAGCTTGCGCGGGCCGTCTGCCAACGCACCTTCGGCATCGGTGCCGATGGGCTCCTTGTTGCATTGCCGCCAGTTGACGCGGATGCGCGGATGGCCATGTACAACCCGGATGGTAGCGAAGCCGAAATGTGTGGCAACGGGTTGCGGTGTTTTGCCATGTGGCACCATCAAGGTCGGGAATCAGCCGGGGACTATCGAGTGGAAACCAGAGCCGGTTCCTTGCGGTGTCAAGTTCGCGGAGACCAGGTCGCCGTGGAGATGGGCGTGGTGCAAATTCTGCCCGGCCCTGTTGAAATAGAGTTGGATGGGCACCGGTTCGACTCCTGTGGCGTAGATGTCGGCAACCCTCACTTGGTGGTGTTCTGCCCCAGCCATCAAGATGTCAAATTGGAAGAGTGGGGTCGCCGTTTGGAAAACCATTCGGCTTTCCCAAACCGAACCAATGTTCATTTTGTCAGCCTGGAGCCAGATGGCACCCTCCGGCAGTCCACTTGGGAACGGGGGGCTGGGATCACTCTGGCATGCGGAACCGGTGCCTGCGCCAGTGCCGCTGCGGCAAGGGGGCATGGGTGGTGTGGCGATTCGGTTTTGATCCATTTGCCTGGCGGGGATTTGCAAATCGACTTTGAGGGCAACCTCGCCACAATGACCGGCCCGGCCGTGCGCAGCTTTACCGGGACGTGGATCGGCCGCCGGGGGGCGTGGCCCGACGGGCCGTAG
- the smpB gene encoding SsrA-binding protein SmpB — MGSKDSKKNQKSGPATIQNRKASFEYHFEDTVEAGIVLVGSEVKSLFLGRANLTDAYCQVKAGELFLFNLDIEPYEFSAAFPHERRRARKLLMHRNEIDQLQRKSEQKGLALVPYKIYFKDGKAKVAVALARGKKTYDKRESIKERDEKRDLERNG, encoded by the coding sequence ATGGGGTCCAAGGATTCCAAAAAGAACCAAAAATCGGGCCCAGCGACGATTCAAAACCGTAAAGCCTCTTTTGAATACCATTTTGAAGATACGGTCGAGGCTGGAATCGTCTTGGTGGGTTCGGAGGTCAAAAGTCTTTTCCTGGGCCGCGCCAACCTCACCGACGCCTACTGCCAAGTCAAAGCAGGCGAATTATTCCTCTTCAACCTCGACATCGAGCCCTATGAGTTCAGCGCCGCCTTCCCGCACGAACGGCGGAGGGCGAGGAAGCTGCTGATGCACCGGAACGAGATCGACCAACTTCAGCGAAAGTCAGAACAGAAGGGGCTTGCCCTCGTCCCCTACAAAATCTATTTCAAAGATGGCAAAGCCAAGGTTGCCGTTGCCCTTGCCCGGGGCAAAAAAACCTACGACAAGCGCGAATCGATCAAGGAACGCGACGAAAAGCGGGATCTGGAACGCAACGGGTGA
- a CDS encoding FKBP-type peptidyl-prolyl cis-trans isomerase: MKSLGLAVVVAVALTLCGCDGKKGEKSEYDTGLKKLTTKDTVVGTGREATKDDAVFVLYKGTFIKDGKQFDSNMDDPESSMPFMVQFKYGGVIQGWLDGIPGMKEGGTRIIDIPYKDAYGDTGRDKIPPKADLRFEIKLLYVLKDSEKNVIDSVDTKVGSGPVAKEGDTVTIHYKGTYLSGKQWDNSRERGDPVTFPLKITEEGMPGLIYGIQGMKAGGVRTLVLPPSMAFGMSGSESVKGNQPIKIVVELLKVNGAGA, from the coding sequence ATGAAATCCTTAGGTTTGGCCGTTGTTGTTGCGGTCGCCCTCACCCTTTGCGGCTGTGATGGCAAAAAAGGTGAGAAGTCCGAATACGACACCGGGCTGAAGAAGTTGACGACCAAGGACACCGTGGTCGGCACGGGCCGCGAGGCCACCAAGGACGATGCCGTGTTTGTCCTTTACAAAGGGACGTTCATCAAAGACGGCAAGCAATTCGACAGCAATATGGACGACCCAGAGTCGTCGATGCCATTCATGGTGCAGTTCAAATATGGCGGCGTGATTCAGGGATGGCTTGATGGAATCCCGGGGATGAAAGAAGGGGGCACCCGCATCATCGACATCCCTTACAAAGACGCTTATGGCGATACTGGCCGGGACAAGATTCCCCCCAAAGCCGACCTGCGATTTGAGATCAAGCTCCTTTATGTCCTCAAGGATAGCGAGAAGAACGTGATCGATTCAGTCGACACCAAAGTCGGTTCGGGGCCGGTTGCCAAGGAAGGGGATACCGTGACCATCCACTACAAGGGCACTTACCTTTCGGGCAAGCAATGGGACAACAGCCGCGAGCGCGGCGACCCGGTGACCTTTCCGCTCAAAATCACGGAAGAAGGAATGCCTGGCCTGATCTATGGCATCCAAGGGATGAAGGCAGGCGGCGTGCGCACCCTGGTTCTGCCCCCATCCATGGCGTTCGGGATGTCTGGTTCGGAATCGGTGAAGGGCAATCAGCCTATCAAAATCGTGGTTGAGCTGCTCAAAGTCAACGGAGCCGGTGCCTGA